From the genome of Triticum aestivum cultivar Chinese Spring chromosome 3B, IWGSC CS RefSeq v2.1, whole genome shotgun sequence, one region includes:
- the LOC123064775 gene encoding uncharacterized protein — protein sequence MPSASSAVGRLQAAAQDAANSSSSSSSSRSAFSDQLLLPREAGRMVSLSACAKFGAVSFVVGVVVGFTLNKRLRRWAAKLLKRIKDDN from the exons ATGCCTTCGGCTTCGTCGGCGGTGGGGAggctgcaggcggcggcgcaggacgccgccaactcctcctcctcctcctcctcctcgcgctccgcCTTCTCCGACCAGCTCCTCCTGCCCAGGGAGGCAGG ACGGATGGTGTCTCTGTCGGCTTGCGCGAAGTTCGGCGCTGTCAGCTTTGTGGTTGGCGTCGTGGTTGGCTTCACCCTGAATAAAAGGCTGCGCCGGTGGGCTGCCAAGCTGCTCAAGAGAATTAAGGACGATAACTAG
- the LOC123064777 gene encoding putative disease resistance protein RGA3: MAAILESLLGSCASKLQNIITDEAILILGVEDDLREVLRRVELIQCCIYDAEKRRTKELAVNNWLGQLRDIIYDVDEILDVARCKGSKLLPDDPSSSSNKSAACKGLSVSSCFCNIGSRRDVAVRIRSLNKKIENIANDKIFFTFNNSTQPPGNGPTSRLIRSFNLVEPNLVGKEIIHSSRKLVDLVLAHKEYKSYKLGIVGTGGVGKTTLAQKIYNDQKIKGSFNLQAWICVSRDYNEVTLLKEVLRNIGVHHEQSSKGSLQKQLKGRVSFWF; the protein is encoded by the coding sequence ATGGCAGCCATACTTGAATCTTTGCTTGGATCATGTGCCAGTAAGTTGCAAAATATCATTACAGATGAGGCGATACTAATCCTTGGGGTGGAAGACGATCTCAGAGAAGTCCTGCGACGAGTAGAACTAATACAATGTTGCATATATGATGCGGAGAAAAGGAGGACAAAAGAGCTAGCAGTAAACAATTGGCTCGGCCAACTGAGAGATATTATATATGATGTTGATGAAATCCTGGACGTGGCTAGGTGTAAAGGAAGCAAGCTACTGCCTGATGATCCTTCATCATCATCAAACAAATCGGCTGCATGTAAAGGCCTCTCAGTTTCCTCTTGCTTTTGTAACATTGGATCACGTCGTGATGTTGCTGTTCGGATTAGAAGCCTCAACAAAAAGATTGAGAACATTGCAAATGACAAGATATTCTTCACATTCAACAATAGTACACAGCCTCCTGGAAATGGTCCAACATCTAGACTGATAAGAAGTTTCAACCTTGTTGAGCCCAACCTTGTGGGAAAGGAGATCATACATTCCAGCAGGAAGTTGGTGGACTTGGTGCTTGCACACAAGGAATACAAGTCTTATAAGCTCGGTATTGTTGGAACGGGTGGAGTTGGAAAGACAACACTAGCTCAGAAAATATACAATGACCAAAAAATAAAAGGAAGCTTCAATCTACAAGCATGGATTTGTGTTTCGCGAGACTACAATGAAGTTACTCTCCTGAAAGAGGTTCTCCGGAATATTGGTGTGCATCATGAGCAGAGCTCCAAAGGAAGCTTGCAGAAACAATTGAAGGGAAGAGTTTCTTTCTGGTTCTAG